Within Hydrogenophaga sp. PAMC20947, the genomic segment GCAACACAGATGTAGACGCCACCGTACGCGGCATACACGCGGCCTGCGGCTTGAGGGTGCCAGGTCAGCAACCAGGCAAAAGCCGCGAGACTCAACGCCCCCGGTACCAGCAACCATGCGCTGTGCCCTTGCTTGAGCCAGAGATACGGCAGGTAGCAGCCTATGATTTCAGCCAACGCCGTCAAAACAAAGAGCGCAAGTGTTTTCAGAATATCCACAGAACCTTCTTTTGTGCAAAACGCCTGCTTGCCTGCTCAACATACCGCCTCGCGGATGTACCGGTCGAGGCGAAATGGAGCCTTCAGGCATTCAGATCTTGGCCCATCGAAAGCTGCATTTTCATGCCCTCATGTGACGCCGTGAAGCCCAAGCCTTCGTAGAAGCGAATGGCATCGGGGCGCGATTTGTCGGAAGTCAGCTGGAGCATGTGGCAGCCGCGCACTTTGGCACGCTCAATGGCCCAGAGAAACATCAGCCCGCCTACGCCGCTCGATCGCATGTCCGCAGCCACTCGCACCCCCTCGATCAGAGCGCGCCACCCACCCCGGTAGGTCAAATACGGAATGAAAGTCAACTGCAGAACGCCGATCAAGCCTTTGCCCTCAAGCACCGCGACCACCAGCTCATTGTTGGTGTCGCCGTCAATAGCCGTGAAAGCCGAGCAGTAGCCCTCAAGGAGCGGTGTAGAAACCCTTTCCCGCTGGCCGCCCAGTGGGTCGTCGGCCAGCAGCTCAACGAGGCGAGGCAGGTCTTCGCGGGTGGCTGGGCGGAAGGTGAGCGCAAGTGAGTCCATGGGTGAACAGCTTACGGCATGGGATATTCCAAAAGATGGCGAAGCGCTGTGAGTGCCGCAATCACCTCCTTGAGCCGAAGTTTCTCCTCACGCTTTATTGCGTGACATATCGGTTCTGGACTTCGTGGGAATGGGGATCGGGTCTTATGGACTCCGGGCAATTTCAAACTGGACGTTGATGTTTGCCTGCGAAAGCGGGTGCAGTCCAATCATCAATACGACGTGTGAGTTAGCTCCCCATAGCCGCCTGCAACCAAGGCCAAGCCAGTGCCACCTGCGTCAAGGCATGCAACACCAAACCCACCAAGGCCCCCACCAGCGTGCCATTGATGCGGATGAACTGCAGATCGCGGCCGATGTGTTGTTCCAGAATGCCGCTCATTTCTGCTGCATCCCAGGCTTGCACGCGCGTCGTCACAAATTCGAGCAGCAGCGGGCGGTTGCGCTCCAGCAAGTCCAGCAACAGCGGCTGGGCCTGGGCCTGAATCGCCTGGCGCAAGGCCGGCTCGGCCAATACCCGCTCCCCCAGGCTTTGCACGGTTGAGGCCACCCGGTCGCGCAAGTTGGCACTGGGCGCTTGGGCCAGAGACAGCAGTTTGTCCAGCAGCTCGCCCACCCAGCTCTCGATCTGGGCGTCCATGCCGGGCTGGACCAGCCATTCATCTCGCCAGCCCGCCACTTTGGCCTGCCATTCTGGATCGCTTTGCAGACGCGCCAAGGTGTCCACCATCCATTGATCAAAGCGCTGGCGCAGTTCGTGATCGGGGTCTTCGGCCACTTCGCTCAGCGTGCGGCTGAGGGCCGTCACGAGTTTGTGGGTGGCCAGACGGGCTGCCACCTGGTCGAGCCGCAGATATTTCAGTTCTTTGAGCTCGCGGGCGATGGCTTCGGTCAAGCCGGCCTGCACATTGTCTTGCTCGGCCCATTCGGCGATTTGATTGAGCACGCCATTGAGCCATTGCTGGTGGTGGCCGTGTTCGGTCAGGGCGGTGAGCGTTTGCCCGCTCAGCTCGGCGAGGTTGGCCTGACCCAGCAGGCGCTGCCCCAGACGGGCCGCGGCACTGCGCAGGGGCGCGTGGTCCAGGCCGGCCAACACGCTGGGCGCTGCCTGCAAGATCCAGTCGGACAGGCGCTGCGCCGATGTGCGGTCGGCCAGCCAGCGCCCCAGGTGGTCGGCCACATCCCAGCGCTGAAGGGCTTCGCCCACCTGTTCTTTCGTCAGAAAATGGTCGCCCAGAAAGCGCGCCAGCGCTGCGCCCAGGCGGTCTTTGTGGGCGGCGATGATGGCGGTGTGGGGAATGGGCAGACCCAGCGGGTGCCGAAACAGCGCCACCACGGCAAACCAGTCGGCCAGCGCGCCGATCATGGCGGCCTCGGCTGCAGCGGCCACATAGCCCCAGGCGCCATGCCTCGGGCCCAGGACCACGGCGGCCATGTAGACCAGCGCCGCGAGCAGCAGCAGGCCCAGCGCCAGCGCTTTCATGCGGGCTAGGCTGTAGGAAGCAGATGAAGTGGCGATAGCGGTCGATCGTGAAAGGGGGTGGGTTCGTCAAGCAGGGTGCGCACGGGAGGCAGCCCACGCCTGACTCTTCCAGTTTGTGTATTCGAGCGCAGAACAAGGCAGGAGCCGCAGACTGTGCTTTAGCACGGCAAGGCGAAACCGTATCAGAGCGTGATCTGAATATAGCCCCCTGGCTCGGGTGCTTCGCGCGGCCATTGTTCGGCCATGGTCAAGGGATGCTGACCAACGTCGGCCAGGTACGCCACCGAGCGGATGACCCCTGCATGCGTGACCCAAACCGCTTCTTCAAGCCCCCGCTCGCGCAGACTGCCCAGCGCTAGAGCCACGCGGGCCAGGATGGCCCGGGTGCTTTCCACGCCGCCAAAGCGGTGGTGCGCAAAGTCGGCCATCCAGGCGTCAAAGGCGGCCCGGGGAATGGCGCTCCAGGGTTGCAGCTCCCATTGACCGAAATCCATTTCGTTGAGGCGCGGATCTTGGGCAAACCCGCTCAAATCGGGCCGCAGGCATTGCAGATCAGCGCCAAGCTGGCGCGTGCGGCCCAGGGCGGAAGTCCAGACCGGCAGGCCTGGCGGCAAAAAAGCGGCGGCCTTTTCGGCAGCCAACAGAGTCAGCGCGGCGTCGGCCGGCACATCGCTGGCGCCGTAACAAAGGCCCGCCTCCAGCACCACGGGCGCATGGCGCAGCAGCCAGAGTTTCATGCCGCCAGGGCCATCACCAGGCCCAGGTAAAAGGCCACCTCACACACCTGTTGCGTGGCGCCCAGGCCATCACCGGTGAAGCCTTGCAAGCGGCGACCCAGCAGCCGCCCCATCCACAACAGCCCGAGCACCGCGCCCAGCACGGGCGCCCACCAGGCCACGTCGGGCCGGGCCAGCCCCACCACCACCATCGCCCCCACCCACCACAGCAGGCCTGCGAGCAGGCCCGCACCGCTAATGGCTTCGG encodes:
- a CDS encoding YnfA family protein, which encodes MDILKTLALFVLTALAEIIGCYLPYLWLKQGHSAWLLVPGALSLAAFAWLLTWHPQAAGRVYAAYGGVYICVALAWLWAVDSVRPTMTDVVGAVVCLLGMAIIIFGPRWA
- a CDS encoding GNAT family N-acetyltransferase is translated as MDSLALTFRPATREDLPRLVELLADDPLGGQRERVSTPLLEGYCSAFTAIDGDTNNELVVAVLEGKGLIGVLQLTFIPYLTYRGGWRALIEGVRVAADMRSSGVGGLMFLWAIERAKVRGCHMLQLTSDKSRPDAIRFYEGLGFTASHEGMKMQLSMGQDLNA
- a CDS encoding DUF445 domain-containing protein — its product is MKALALGLLLLAALVYMAAVVLGPRHGAWGYVAAAAEAAMIGALADWFAVVALFRHPLGLPIPHTAIIAAHKDRLGAALARFLGDHFLTKEQVGEALQRWDVADHLGRWLADRTSAQRLSDWILQAAPSVLAGLDHAPLRSAAARLGQRLLGQANLAELSGQTLTALTEHGHHQQWLNGVLNQIAEWAEQDNVQAGLTEAIARELKELKYLRLDQVAARLATHKLVTALSRTLSEVAEDPDHELRQRFDQWMVDTLARLQSDPEWQAKVAGWRDEWLVQPGMDAQIESWVGELLDKLLSLAQAPSANLRDRVASTVQSLGERVLAEPALRQAIQAQAQPLLLDLLERNRPLLLEFVTTRVQAWDAAEMSGILEQHIGRDLQFIRINGTLVGALVGLVLHALTQVALAWPWLQAAMGS
- a CDS encoding histidine phosphatase family protein, with amino-acid sequence MKLWLLRHAPVVLEAGLCYGASDVPADAALTLLAAEKAAAFLPPGLPVWTSALGRTRQLGADLQCLRPDLSGFAQDPRLNEMDFGQWELQPWSAIPRAAFDAWMADFAHHRFGGVESTRAILARVALALGSLRERGLEEAVWVTHAGVIRSVAYLADVGQHPLTMAEQWPREAPEPGGYIQITL